Proteins encoded in a region of the Photobacterium angustum genome:
- a CDS encoding TetR/AcrR family transcriptional regulator: MNDRSFIAHPNIITIMNEKRIRILAATEKLLAEFGFHGLSMQMVAKEANVAAGTIYRYFNDKDDLLNQLHDHILSYIAAQISHGVVDTMPIKQRYRTMWLNLWHMTLNGDAPLIIRGQFQNLPCRSRQEQKHLSQKLFSSVATMFNEGKACGLFKNIDNEVLSILSLETSCNLARRQINGGLQINDDELEAVINASWDAIILH; the protein is encoded by the coding sequence ATGAACGATCGTTCATTCATTGCACACCCAAATATTATTACTATTATGAATGAGAAAAGAATACGTATATTGGCAGCAACAGAAAAACTCCTTGCCGAGTTTGGCTTTCACGGCCTTTCAATGCAAATGGTGGCTAAAGAAGCCAATGTTGCAGCAGGAACCATTTATCGTTACTTCAACGATAAAGACGACTTACTCAACCAATTACATGATCATATTTTAAGTTATATCGCCGCTCAAATTAGTCATGGTGTTGTCGATACCATGCCGATTAAGCAACGTTATCGCACAATGTGGCTTAATTTATGGCATATGACTCTAAATGGTGATGCCCCATTGATCATTCGGGGTCAGTTCCAAAATCTACCTTGTCGCAGTAGACAAGAGCAGAAGCACTTAAGCCAAAAATTGTTTTCTTCCGTAGCAACTATGTTTAATGAAGGAAAAGCCTGCGGCTTGTTTAAAAATATTGATAACGAGGTTCTAAGTATTTTGAGCCTTGAGACGAGTTGTAACTTAGCTCGACGTCAAATCAATGGTGGTTTACAGATCAACGATGACGAACTTGAAGCAGTAATCAATGCTTCGTGGGACGCCATCATTCTGCATTAA
- a CDS encoding efflux RND transporter periplasmic adaptor subunit translates to MKKWIVVLLLVLLLFGSVIGFNLFKQKKIAEYMANMPEPNYPVTAMTTKGENWYPAIQAIGFIEPVQGVTLTSEASGVISKIAFESGQHVKAGQELVSINSNVEVSSLESTKAKLPAVQATYKRYQDLYRKGSVSKSNLDEAKANYLALVSQIKSLEESIQRRDIVAPFTGEVGLRNVYLGQYIQPGTQIVRLEDTRTMRFRFTVPQTDISKIKIGQEVDINVDAYQDINFKGQITAIEPAVNAQTGLIQVQADIPNSGGKLRSGMFARARVILPTIPDQIIVPQTAITYTLYGDTVYVLKEQDGKLRAIQTVITTGQNHGNQVRILSGLKAGEQIVTTGQIRLSNKTLVHVVENDALKAPAVTPLL, encoded by the coding sequence ATGAAAAAATGGATAGTCGTGTTACTTCTTGTCCTCCTGTTATTCGGGAGCGTCATTGGTTTCAACTTGTTCAAACAGAAAAAAATTGCTGAGTACATGGCAAACATGCCAGAGCCTAACTACCCAGTAACGGCGATGACAACCAAAGGCGAAAACTGGTATCCTGCCATTCAAGCGATTGGTTTTATTGAACCAGTACAAGGTGTAACGTTAACTTCTGAAGCCTCAGGTGTGATCAGTAAAATCGCATTTGAATCAGGTCAACATGTTAAAGCTGGTCAAGAGTTAGTCTCAATTAACTCTAATGTAGAAGTCTCTAGCCTAGAAAGTACTAAAGCGAAATTACCTGCAGTACAAGCTACCTACAAGCGCTACCAAGATTTATATCGTAAAGGCTCGGTGTCTAAATCAAACCTTGATGAAGCAAAAGCCAATTACCTTGCACTTGTCTCACAAATCAAATCGTTAGAAGAATCAATCCAACGCCGTGATATCGTGGCACCCTTTACTGGTGAAGTTGGCTTACGTAATGTTTACTTAGGTCAGTACATTCAACCGGGCACACAAATTGTTCGTCTAGAAGATACCCGTACCATGCGTTTTCGCTTTACGGTTCCTCAAACAGATATTTCTAAGATCAAGATTGGTCAGGAAGTAGATATCAATGTCGATGCTTATCAAGATATTAACTTCAAAGGTCAAATCACAGCGATTGAGCCTGCGGTAAATGCCCAGACAGGTCTAATACAAGTTCAAGCAGATATTCCAAACAGTGGCGGTAAATTACGTAGTGGTATGTTTGCTCGTGCTCGCGTGATCTTACCAACTATTCCCGATCAAATTATCGTCCCACAAACTGCGATTACTTACACCTTATACGGTGACACGGTATACGTACTAAAAGAACAAGACGGTAAATTACGTGCAATTCAAACAGTGATAACCACAGGTCAAAACCATGGTAATCAAGTGCGAATCCTTTCAGGTCTCAAAGCTGGCGAGCAAATTGTTACTACAGGTCAAATCCGTTTAAGTAACAAGACGCTAGTACATGTCGTTGAAAATGATGCACTTAAAGCTCCAGCCGTAACCCCACTGTTGTAA
- a CDS encoding multidrug efflux RND transporter permease subunit, with product MRFTDIFIRRPVLAISISLMIALLGFQAIFKMQVRQYPEMTNTVVTVSTAYYGASADLMQGFITQPLEQAIAQADNIDYITAQSTLGMSTITVQMKLNTNPNAALADILAKVNSVRSQLPTETQDPTITLSTGSNTGVLYLGFTSKSLNSSQITDYIERVVKPQLFTVNGVSKVDMYGGVPYALRVWLDPQKMAAFNLSATDVIQVLKANNYQSAVGQANNDFVLYNGSANTQSNSPEALEKLVVTSKDGQVTRLGDIAKVTLSRSSDTYRATANGQEAVVAAIEATPSANPIDIAADVLKLLPTIERNMPSTIKMTVMYDSTIAINDSIHEVIKTILEAAVIVLVVIALFIGSLRSVLIPIITIPLSLVGVALVMQMFGFSWNLMTLLAMVLAIGLVVDDAIVVLENVERHMKMGQSPFRAAIIGTREIAVPVISMTIALGAVYAPIALMGGLTGSLFKEFALTLAGAVFISGIIALTLSPVMCAHFLKENAAPNKFEQTVHRFLDRLTLRYEKMLGGIMKMRSVVIVFAICAFASLPFLFKFIPSELAPAEDNGVVVFQGNAPSNANLDYIEDTMNQVNKVLTDQKSVEYAQVFSGIPASNQAFGLATLKPWSERDQSQAEVANDVAKKIKDIPQMSVAAFQMPSLPGAGGGFPVQFVITTPNNFKSLFQVASDMLTKVKDNPMFVFSDLNLKYDSADMKININKDKAGAYGVTMQSIGNTLSTMLAGGDINRVDILGRSYKVIPQVERKNRFNPSDLNNYYVKTNTGDLIPLGSLVTITVKSTPPTLPSFNQQNAATISGVLAPGTSIGEAVSWLNTEAAKVLPKGYSYNYLGESRQYVTEGNALYATFGLALAVIFLVLAIQFESLRDPLVILVSVPLAICGALIALAWGATTLNIYSQIGLITLIGLITKHGILICEVAKEEQLYHGKNRLEAVMEAAKIRLRPILMTTCAMIAGLIPLLYASGAGAASRFSIGIVIVAGLSIGTLFTLFVLPVIYTFLASEHKPLPVFVEDDDATDSHF from the coding sequence ATGCGCTTTACTGATATATTTATCAGACGCCCAGTCCTCGCGATTTCGATCAGTTTAATGATCGCATTGTTAGGATTTCAGGCGATTTTCAAAATGCAGGTTCGACAGTATCCAGAAATGACCAACACCGTAGTAACCGTAAGCACAGCTTACTACGGTGCAAGTGCCGATCTGATGCAGGGCTTTATTACTCAGCCCTTAGAACAAGCCATTGCCCAAGCCGATAATATTGACTACATCACCGCCCAAAGTACCTTGGGGATGTCGACAATTACGGTACAAATGAAACTGAATACCAACCCAAATGCAGCCTTGGCTGATATTTTGGCGAAGGTAAACTCAGTACGCTCACAACTGCCAACAGAAACCCAAGATCCGACTATTACCTTATCAACAGGTAGTAATACAGGTGTGCTTTACTTAGGTTTCACCAGTAAGAGCCTAAACTCTAGTCAAATCACTGACTACATTGAGCGAGTGGTTAAACCACAGTTATTTACCGTTAACGGTGTATCTAAAGTCGATATGTACGGTGGTGTTCCTTACGCCCTTCGCGTTTGGTTAGATCCACAAAAGATGGCGGCATTTAACTTATCAGCAACTGATGTTATTCAAGTACTCAAAGCCAATAACTACCAATCTGCTGTTGGTCAAGCGAATAATGACTTCGTGCTTTATAACGGTAGTGCTAACACACAATCAAATAGCCCTGAAGCATTAGAAAAGCTGGTTGTTACCAGTAAAGATGGCCAAGTCACTCGCTTAGGTGACATCGCTAAAGTGACGTTATCAAGAAGTAGTGATACCTACCGTGCGACAGCAAATGGTCAAGAAGCCGTGGTAGCTGCCATTGAAGCTACACCGAGTGCAAACCCAATTGACATTGCAGCCGATGTACTAAAACTACTGCCAACCATTGAACGTAACATGCCAAGCACCATCAAAATGACGGTGATGTACGATTCAACGATTGCGATTAACGACTCGATTCATGAGGTAATTAAAACCATCCTTGAAGCGGCAGTAATTGTATTGGTGGTGATAGCCCTGTTTATCGGTTCGCTACGTTCAGTACTGATCCCAATCATCACAATCCCGCTATCACTTGTTGGTGTCGCCCTCGTGATGCAAATGTTTGGTTTTTCTTGGAACCTCATGACGCTACTGGCCATGGTACTCGCCATCGGACTGGTAGTGGATGACGCCATCGTTGTTCTTGAAAACGTTGAGCGTCACATGAAAATGGGACAAAGCCCTTTCCGTGCAGCCATTATTGGTACCCGTGAAATTGCCGTTCCGGTTATTTCGATGACTATCGCCCTAGGCGCGGTATACGCACCTATCGCATTAATGGGTGGCTTAACAGGCTCGCTGTTTAAAGAGTTTGCATTAACACTCGCGGGAGCCGTGTTTATTTCAGGGATCATTGCACTAACATTATCGCCGGTAATGTGTGCTCACTTTCTGAAAGAAAATGCAGCGCCGAATAAATTTGAACAAACAGTACATCGCTTCCTTGATCGCCTCACCCTACGCTATGAAAAAATGCTAGGCGGCATCATGAAGATGCGCTCTGTTGTGATTGTATTTGCAATCTGTGCATTTGCGAGCTTGCCGTTCTTATTCAAGTTCATTCCAAGTGAACTGGCCCCTGCTGAAGATAACGGTGTGGTGGTATTCCAAGGTAATGCGCCATCAAACGCAAACTTGGATTACATTGAAGACACCATGAACCAAGTTAACAAGGTGCTAACCGATCAAAAGAGCGTGGAATACGCGCAGGTATTCTCCGGTATCCCTGCATCTAACCAAGCCTTTGGTCTAGCCACCTTGAAACCTTGGAGTGAGCGCGACCAAAGCCAAGCCGAAGTGGCAAATGATGTAGCGAAGAAAATCAAAGATATTCCTCAAATGTCAGTGGCTGCGTTCCAAATGCCAAGCTTGCCTGGTGCTGGCGGTGGTTTCCCTGTTCAGTTCGTGATCACCACGCCGAATAACTTTAAGAGTTTGTTCCAAGTGGCATCTGACATGCTGACTAAGGTGAAAGATAATCCGATGTTCGTATTCTCAGATCTCAACTTGAAGTACGACTCGGCTGATATGAAGATCAATATCAACAAAGACAAAGCAGGCGCTTATGGTGTAACGATGCAATCGATCGGTAACACATTAAGTACCATGCTTGCAGGCGGTGATATTAACCGTGTTGATATCTTAGGTCGTTCATACAAAGTGATCCCACAAGTTGAGCGTAAGAATCGTTTTAATCCAAGTGATTTAAACAACTATTACGTAAAAACCAATACTGGCGATCTGATCCCGCTAGGTAGCTTAGTAACCATCACGGTGAAATCAACCCCACCAACGTTACCAAGCTTTAACCAGCAAAACGCAGCAACCATCAGTGGCGTATTAGCTCCTGGTACATCGATTGGTGAAGCGGTAAGTTGGTTAAATACCGAAGCGGCAAAAGTTCTTCCTAAAGGTTATAGCTACAACTACCTTGGTGAAAGCCGTCAGTACGTAACAGAAGGTAATGCGCTATACGCAACCTTCGGTTTAGCATTGGCTGTTATCTTCCTAGTACTTGCGATTCAATTTGAATCTCTACGCGATCCGCTAGTTATTCTTGTGTCAGTTCCACTTGCGATTTGTGGTGCGTTAATCGCACTGGCATGGGGTGCAACGACCTTGAATATTTACTCACAAATCGGTTTGATAACCCTGATAGGCTTGATAACCAAACACGGTATATTGATTTGTGAAGTGGCAAAAGAAGAGCAGTTATACCATGGTAAGAATCGCTTAGAAGCGGTCATGGAAGCCGCGAAGATCCGTCTTCGTCCAATCCTAATGACCACATGTGCGATGATTGCAGGTCTGATCCCACTACTTTACGCATCAGGCGCAGGTGCTGCCTCTCGCTTTAGTATTGGTATCGTTATCGTGGCAGGTCTTTCTATCGGTACATTGTTTACCTTGTTTGTTCTGCCAGTTATCTATACATTCCTAGCAAGCGAACACAAACCACTACCTGTATTCGTTGAAGATGACGATGCAACAGATAGCCATTTCTAA
- the ubiK gene encoding ubiquinone biosynthesis accessory factor UbiK: protein MFDPKKLEQVAKQIQDAMPQPVKELGNDVEQKVRQVIQAQLGKLDVVNREEFDVQTQVLLRTRQKLNDLEQKMAELEAKLDAEAKSDNA, encoded by the coding sequence ATGTTTGATCCAAAGAAGCTTGAGCAAGTAGCTAAGCAAATTCAAGACGCAATGCCACAGCCAGTAAAAGAGCTAGGCAATGACGTTGAGCAAAAAGTACGACAAGTGATCCAAGCGCAATTGGGTAAATTAGATGTCGTGAACCGTGAAGAATTTGATGTGCAAACTCAGGTTCTCCTTCGTACTCGCCAGAAGCTTAATGATCTTGAGCAAAAAATGGCAGAGCTTGAAGCAAAACTTGATGCTGAAGCGAAAAGCGATAACGCTTAA
- the ilvC gene encoding ketol-acid reductoisomerase — MANYFNTLNLRQQLDQLGRCRFMDRAEFATEADYLKGKKVVIVGCGAQGLNQGLNMRDSGLDVSYALRQAAIDEQRQSFKNAKENGFEVGSYEQLIPQADLVVNLTPDKQHTNVVETVMPLMKQGASLGYSHGFNIVEEGMQIRKDLTVVMVAPKCPGTEVREEYKRGFGVPTLIAVHPENDPQGDGLEIAKAWAAATGGHRAGVLESSFVAEVKSDLMGEQTILCGMLQAGSIVCYEKMIADGIAPEYAGKLLQYGWETITEALKFGGVSHMMDRLSNPAKVKAFDLSEELKDLMRPLYNKHMDDIISGHFSSTMMADWANDDADLLGWRGETAETQFENYPSSDIQISEQEYFDNGIIMVAMVRAGVELAFEAMTASGIIDESAYYESLHELPLIANTIARKRLYEMNVVISDTAEYGNYLFANVATPLLREQFMPKVATDVIGKGLGETSNFADNQKLIEVNEALRNHPVEVIGKELRGYMKDMKQIAVGG, encoded by the coding sequence ATGGCTAATTATTTTAATACCCTGAACCTACGTCAGCAGTTAGATCAACTAGGTCGCTGTCGCTTTATGGATCGTGCAGAGTTTGCAACAGAAGCTGATTACCTTAAAGGTAAAAAAGTAGTGATTGTTGGTTGTGGTGCGCAAGGTCTTAACCAAGGTCTTAACATGCGTGACTCTGGTCTAGATGTCTCTTATGCGCTACGCCAAGCGGCGATTGATGAGCAACGTCAATCATTTAAGAACGCAAAAGAAAATGGGTTTGAAGTAGGTAGCTACGAGCAACTGATCCCACAAGCTGATTTAGTGGTAAACCTAACTCCAGATAAGCAGCACACGAATGTTGTTGAAACGGTTATGCCATTAATGAAGCAAGGTGCATCATTGGGTTACTCTCACGGTTTCAACATCGTTGAAGAGGGCATGCAAATTCGTAAAGACTTAACCGTTGTTATGGTTGCACCTAAGTGTCCAGGTACAGAAGTTCGTGAAGAATATAAGCGTGGTTTCGGTGTTCCAACACTGATTGCTGTTCACCCAGAAAATGACCCACAAGGTGATGGTCTTGAGATTGCTAAAGCATGGGCGGCAGCAACGGGTGGTCACCGTGCGGGCGTACTTGAGTCTTCATTCGTTGCAGAAGTAAAATCTGATCTAATGGGTGAGCAAACTATTCTTTGTGGCATGCTACAAGCAGGCTCTATCGTATGTTACGAGAAGATGATTGCTGACGGTATCGCACCAGAATACGCAGGTAAGCTTCTGCAGTACGGTTGGGAAACGATCACTGAAGCGCTGAAGTTTGGTGGTGTTTCTCATATGATGGATCGTCTATCAAACCCAGCTAAAGTAAAAGCGTTTGATCTATCTGAAGAGCTAAAAGATCTGATGCGTCCACTTTACAACAAGCACATGGATGACATTATCTCTGGTCACTTCTCTAGCACGATGATGGCTGACTGGGCGAACGATGATGCTGATCTTCTTGGCTGGCGTGGTGAGACCGCTGAAACACAATTCGAAAACTACCCATCTTCTGATATTCAAATCAGTGAGCAAGAGTACTTTGATAACGGCATCATTATGGTTGCTATGGTACGTGCAGGTGTTGAATTGGCATTTGAAGCAATGACAGCATCAGGCATTATTGATGAGTCAGCATACTACGAGTCACTACACGAACTACCGCTTATTGCAAATACCATTGCACGTAAGCGTCTGTACGAGATGAACGTGGTTATTTCTGATACAGCAGAGTACGGTAACTACCTATTTGCAAACGTAGCAACACCATTACTACGTGAGCAATTTATGCCGAAAGTAGCGACGGATGTGATTGGTAAAGGCTTGGGTGAGACATCTAATTTTGCTGATAACCAGAAGCTAATTGAAGTGAACGAAGCACTACGTAATCACCCAGTGGAAGTGATTGGTAAAGAGCTACGTGGTTACATGAAAGACATGAAGCAAATCGCTGTTGGCGGTTAA
- the ilvY gene encoding HTH-type transcriptional activator IlvY has protein sequence MNIKNLQLFLHLCESHNFSQTAQAMHISPSALSRVIQRLEEELGQTLFMRDNRSVELTQAGKKLLPVASLIVSNWFELKSELQEDHSQLQGKLTLFCSVTASYSHLPNILNKFRIIYPHIEIQLQTGDPALAIEKVLSGDVDIAIAAKPDLLPSKLTYIEVDQIQMSLIGPLISSPTLQKSLNYDPDWKSLSFILPESGPARTRADKWFKKKKITPSIYAQISGHEAIVSMVALGCGVGIAPDVVINNSPVSDKVQRFNTESIEPMSLGLCCKQSREQEPLLHALLQLFNDSYVDNLL, from the coding sequence ATGAATATTAAAAATCTGCAACTATTTCTTCACCTTTGTGAATCCCATAACTTCAGCCAAACGGCGCAAGCCATGCATATCAGCCCTTCGGCATTAAGCCGCGTTATTCAGCGTCTTGAAGAGGAGTTAGGCCAAACCTTATTTATGCGTGATAATCGCAGTGTTGAATTAACGCAAGCTGGAAAAAAATTACTTCCCGTCGCATCTTTAATTGTGAGTAATTGGTTCGAATTAAAAAGTGAATTACAGGAAGATCATTCTCAACTACAAGGGAAATTAACCCTCTTTTGCTCGGTGACTGCAAGTTATAGTCACCTTCCGAATATATTAAATAAGTTTCGCATCATTTATCCCCATATCGAAATTCAACTTCAAACAGGGGATCCGGCACTCGCAATAGAGAAAGTACTATCTGGTGATGTCGATATCGCCATTGCCGCCAAACCTGATCTCTTGCCATCTAAATTAACTTACATCGAAGTTGATCAGATCCAGATGTCGTTGATTGGGCCATTAATCTCATCACCCACATTACAAAAAAGCTTAAATTATGATCCAGATTGGAAATCTTTATCTTTTATACTGCCAGAATCTGGACCTGCGCGAACCCGTGCTGATAAATGGTTTAAGAAAAAGAAAATAACCCCTTCGATTTATGCCCAAATATCAGGCCATGAAGCCATTGTTAGTATGGTTGCGCTTGGCTGTGGTGTAGGCATAGCGCCCGATGTTGTTATTAATAACAGTCCTGTTAGTGATAAAGTACAACGGTTTAACACCGAATCAATAGAGCCGATGAGTTTAGGTTTATGCTGTAAACAGTCCCGTGAGCAAGAGCCTTTATTGCATGCTTTACTACAGCTTTTTAATGATAGCTATGTAGATAACTTACTTTAG
- a CDS encoding NAD(P)-binding domain-containing protein: protein MPSPILTHSYCADFYADHGYQFLKKLSQEYVLPNNLVIFSVMHCYEGSLPYINVLSELADKLIFIPKDATVGANPELLTTIRKIPRCHIVATHNNKAYLKNIEHCEMLIRQHISPDTPFLILDHGGYFSSSITHICDTFKEQCIGITELTANGLQKYINKSIPKPLVTVSHLSIKAPADFEASECIVHYSDQILREEFGLKINNSGFLKAGVIGAGNLGRGVIKHLKAKGITNIHVTDIDPRRLTQFPRDGIQACSIKYLVEHCNMLFCCTGNQSITPEMIDALSQPMFISTVTSADDELHLPDLLQQGVLTEVKTNSLTKEYKTRHGYSVYLFAGGESANTPFKTGMGDPTLYLFEAAHMLAGLKLIKDATQFKSGIQSLCEDDEIMIAERWLRHFYHYQ from the coding sequence GTGCCTAGTCCAATATTAACGCATTCATATTGTGCTGATTTTTATGCTGATCATGGTTATCAATTTCTAAAAAAACTCTCACAAGAATATGTTCTCCCTAATAATCTTGTGATTTTTTCTGTCATGCATTGCTATGAAGGCTCTTTACCCTATATTAACGTTCTTTCCGAACTGGCTGACAAACTTATCTTTATTCCTAAAGATGCGACTGTCGGTGCAAATCCTGAGCTACTCACAACGATAAGGAAAATCCCACGTTGTCATATTGTTGCTACTCACAATAATAAAGCTTACTTAAAAAATATTGAGCATTGTGAGATGCTTATCCGCCAGCATATTAGCCCTGACACCCCTTTCCTTATTCTTGATCACGGTGGATATTTCTCGTCCTCTATTACACATATTTGCGACACCTTCAAAGAACAATGTATTGGCATTACTGAGTTAACCGCGAATGGCTTACAAAAATATATTAATAAATCAATTCCTAAGCCTCTTGTCACTGTTTCTCATCTGAGTATCAAAGCGCCAGCAGATTTTGAAGCTTCTGAATGTATTGTTCACTATTCTGATCAAATATTACGAGAAGAGTTTGGTCTTAAAATCAATAACTCAGGCTTTCTAAAAGCAGGCGTGATCGGTGCAGGAAATTTAGGGCGCGGTGTGATAAAGCACCTTAAAGCTAAAGGTATTACCAATATTCATGTTACTGATATCGACCCAAGAAGGTTAACTCAATTCCCTCGTGATGGCATTCAAGCTTGCTCAATCAAATATTTAGTCGAACATTGTAATATGCTGTTTTGTTGCACAGGAAATCAATCGATTACACCTGAGATGATTGATGCACTTTCACAGCCAATGTTTATAAGCACGGTTACCTCTGCTGATGATGAACTTCACTTGCCTGATTTATTACAACAAGGTGTACTCACCGAAGTTAAAACTAATAGTTTAACCAAAGAATATAAGACACGTCATGGATACAGCGTGTATCTCTTTGCGGGGGGAGAATCAGCAAATACACCTTTTAAAACAGGGATGGGTGATCCTACTCTGTATTTATTTGAAGCGGCTCATATGCTTGCAGGATTAAAGCTAATTAAAGATGCCACGCAATTTAAATCTGGTATTCAATCATTATGTGAAGATGACGAAATAATGATAGCTGAGCGTTGGCTACGTCACTTTTATCATTATCAATGA
- the hemG gene encoding menaquinone-dependent protoporphyrinogen IX dehydrogenase yields the protein MEKVLLLHSSCEGQTKKILNHIEQQLGDQYHCDYIDIHSEPNVDFSLYDRVLVGASIRYGHFNKKLYRFINKYQQELLQYNVAFFCVNLTARKEGKDTPEGSAYIKKFLIKSPWQPVLIGVFAGALRYPRYNFFDRTMIKLIMKITGGETDTTKEVEYTDWNKVSDFAAQFKQQRNEK from the coding sequence ATGGAAAAGGTATTGTTGCTGCATTCGAGTTGTGAAGGGCAAACCAAGAAAATCTTAAATCATATTGAGCAACAATTAGGTGATCAGTACCACTGTGACTATATAGACATTCACAGTGAGCCCAATGTTGATTTTAGTTTGTATGATCGTGTGCTTGTTGGTGCCTCTATTCGTTATGGTCACTTTAATAAGAAACTGTATCGCTTTATCAATAAATACCAACAAGAACTATTACAATATAATGTTGCTTTCTTTTGTGTGAACCTAACTGCGCGTAAAGAAGGCAAAGATACGCCAGAGGGTAGCGCTTATATTAAGAAGTTCTTAATTAAGTCACCATGGCAGCCTGTGTTAATCGGCGTTTTTGCTGGCGCATTAAGATATCCCCGTTATAACTTCTTTGATCGCACAATGATTAAGTTGATTATGAAAATCACAGGTGGAGAAACGGATACGACGAAAGAAGTGGAATACACGGATTGGAATAAAGTGAGCGATTTTGCTGCGCAATTTAAGCAGCAAAGGAATGAAAAATAG
- a CDS encoding TrkH family potassium uptake protein: MQFRSIIRIVGLLLALFSVTMLIPALVALIYRDGAGFPFVVTFFILITGGGLLWLPNRQHRHELKARDGFLIVVLFWVVIGSAGAIPFLLSKTPDLSVADSFFESFSALTTTGATVIVGLDYLPKAILFYRQLLQWFGGMGIIVLAVAILPVLGIGGMQLYRAEIPGPVKDSKMTPRIAETAKTLWYIYLALTIACALAFWLAGMSAFDAVSHSFSTIAIGGFSTHDASIGYFNSPTINMITVVFLLISACNFSLHFAAFGNGGVHLRTYWRDPEFRAFLGAQVILFGICFGLLLKHSPYDSYFTAFDQALFQTVSISTTAGFTTTGFSDWPLFLPVLLLFSSFIGGCAGSTGGGMKVIRILLLSLQGVRELKRLVHPRAVYTIKLGNKALPQRVVDAVWGFFSAYALVFVVCMLALIATGLDELTAFSAVAATLNNLGPGLGEVAVHFGEVNDSAKWILIIAMLFGRLEVFTLLVLFTPTFWRN, from the coding sequence ATGCAATTTCGTTCAATTATTCGAATCGTCGGGCTATTGCTCGCGTTATTTAGTGTCACCATGCTTATCCCAGCACTGGTGGCATTGATCTATCGTGATGGTGCGGGTTTCCCGTTTGTCGTGACGTTCTTTATTCTTATTACGGGTGGTGGCTTATTGTGGCTACCAAACCGACAACATCGCCATGAACTAAAAGCCCGAGACGGTTTTCTTATTGTCGTCTTATTTTGGGTGGTTATTGGTAGTGCGGGTGCAATCCCATTTTTATTATCTAAAACACCTGATTTGTCAGTCGCAGACTCCTTTTTTGAATCATTTTCCGCGCTGACAACCACAGGAGCGACCGTTATTGTCGGTCTTGACTATCTGCCTAAAGCGATTTTGTTTTATCGCCAGTTATTACAGTGGTTTGGTGGTATGGGGATCATCGTACTTGCTGTCGCCATTTTACCCGTACTGGGTATCGGTGGTATGCAGCTGTATCGAGCAGAAATTCCGGGACCGGTAAAAGACAGTAAGATGACGCCGCGTATTGCTGAGACAGCAAAAACCTTGTGGTATATCTATCTTGCCTTAACCATTGCTTGCGCACTCGCATTTTGGTTAGCAGGGATGTCAGCTTTTGATGCTGTCTCACACAGCTTCTCAACTATCGCTATTGGTGGTTTTTCTACCCACGATGCCAGTATCGGGTATTTTAATAGCCCCACGATTAATATGATCACCGTGGTGTTTCTTTTAATTTCAGCATGCAATTTTTCTTTGCACTTTGCAGCCTTCGGTAATGGTGGCGTGCACTTAAGAACCTATTGGCGTGATCCTGAGTTTCGCGCATTTCTCGGTGCGCAGGTGATTTTATTTGGTATCTGTTTTGGTTTGTTACTTAAACATAGCCCTTATGATTCCTATTTTACGGCATTTGATCAGGCGTTATTTCAAACTGTATCTATCTCAACCACCGCAGGATTTACGACCACAGGATTTTCTGATTGGCCGCTGTTCTTACCTGTACTGCTTTTGTTCTCTTCATTTATAGGAGGGTGTGCAGGCTCAACAGGTGGTGGTATGAAAGTGATCCGAATCTTATTGCTTTCTTTACAAGGTGTACGTGAATTAAAACGTCTTGTTCACCCGCGTGCGGTTTACACGATTAAGTTGGGTAATAAAGCATTACCTCAGCGAGTCGTTGATGCTGTGTGGGGGTTTTTCTCGGCTTATGCCTTAGTGTTTGTGGTTTGCATGTTGGCATTAATCGCGACCGGGCTTGATGAGCTGACTGCATTCTCTGCTGTTGCAGCCACACTTAATAATTTAGGCCCCGGTTTAGGGGAAGTCGCAGTCCACTTTGGTGAAGTTAATGATTCCGCAAAATGGATATTAATTATTGCGATGTTATTTGGCCGATTAGAAGTCTTTACATTATTAGTTTTATTTACGCCGACATTCTGGCGTAACTAA